The window GCCGCGGTCCTGCTCTACCTGGCGGTGTTCCCGGCCAACGTCAACATGGTGCGGCTGTGGTGGGACAAGCCGTGGCCGATGAAGATCGCCGCACTGGCCCGGCTGCCGTTCCAGCTGCCGATGATCACTCAGGCGATCGCCATCAGGCGCAACGCTCCGCGTTACTAGCCGCGGCCAGCAGCGCCACCAATTCGGCTGGGCCGGCGAGGTTTTCCGGCAAGACGGTGTACCCGGACCGCACGTAGTGGAAGGCCGCGCGCACCTCGGATTCCGGCCGGCCACTCAGCGCCGCCCAGGCCAGCCGGTACACCGCCAGCTGGACGGCGGCATGCCGGCGCGCGTCGTCGTCGGCCGGCGGTTCGCCGGTCTTCCAGTCCACGACGGTCACGCCACCGTCGGGATCGACGAACACCGCGTCGATACGGCCGCGCACGATGGTGTCGCCGATCGCCATCTCGAACGGCACCTCCACGTCCACCGGGGTGCGTACCGCCCACGGCGACGCCGAGAACGCCTGCTGCAGAGCGGCCAGCTGCTCGGCCTCGACCGGGCCCTCCCCGACCGTGCCGGGCAGGTCGTCGAGGTCGAAGAGCCGCTCGGCGCCGTAGAACCGCTGCACCCACTCGTGGAAGGCGGTGCCCAGCATGGCGTGCGGATCAGGCCGCGACGGCAGCCGCCGAGTCAGCCGCCTGGCGGCCGCCGCGGGGTCGCGGTCCAGCTCGACCAGAGCGCTGACCGACAGCTGGCCGGGCAGCTCGACCGGCGGTGGATCGCTGATACGGGACCGCTCGGCCAGCAGCGCGTCGACATCGGCGGCCCATCCTTCGGGATCCTCGGCGCTCACCGGCAGTGTCCCGGCGGCTGCCGCGGCCACCAGAGCCGCACCCCGCTCGACGTCGGCACGGCCGTCGCCCAGGGGGGCAGCCGGCCAGACTGCTTCACGCACGCTGTTGCGCAACGGGTTTCGATTCCCGTCGGCAGGAGGCGGCGCCCAGTGTTCCACCTCTCCGCACGGCCGGCCCGCCGCGGCGGCGGCCTCGATGATGTCCCTGATCTCGCAGAGGAAGTCAGAGGGACCGCGGGGCTTGGACTCGGTGGCGCCCCAGTGGTGGCCGGACATCAGCAGGGTGTCCTCGGCGCGGGTGATCGCGACGTAGAGAAGCCGGCGCTCCTCGTCGATACGCCGCTGTTCGAGCTGATCGCGGTGGGCGATGATGCTGTCGGACAACCCCTTCCGGTCGCCGACCGAGGAGGTATCGAGCACCGGCACACCGTGCAGTCCCTGCGCGGCGCGGTCACCGCGCAGCAGAGGCGGCAGATCGGCCGGGTCGGACAGCCAGGTGCGCTTGGACGCCGTAGACGGAAACACCCGGGCGGACAGGTGCGGCACCGCCACGACCTGCCACTCCAGCCCCTTGGCGGCGTGCACGGTCAGCACCTGAACGCGGTCGGCCGCCACGCTGATGTCCGCGGGCGCGAGCCCGTTTTCGACGACCGCGGCAACCTCCAGGTAGGCGAGCAGACCGTCGACGCTCGCGCCCGGCCGGTGTGCGTAGTCGGCCACGACGTCTGCGAACCGGTCCAGGTGTTCGGTGCCCGACCAGCCCGCGGTCACCGGCCGGGCCGCGCGGACCTCGACGTCGACTCCGAGAGTTCGCCGGACCTCGGCGACCAGGTCGGTGACCGGGTTGCCCAACAGCGTTCGCAGCCGCGCCAATTCGGCCGCGAGTCCGGTGATGCGAACGTATCCGTCGTGGGAGTAGGCGCTCGCCGGGCCAGGGTCGGCCAATGCGTCGGCCAGGCTCGCGGTGTCGGCGTCGGGGGCGGCTGCGGCGATGATCTGCTCGGCGGTGGCGGCCACTGTCCGCTCGCCGTCGAGGCTCGCCGCGCGGCGCCACAGCGCGGCAATGTCGCGGGCACCCAGCCGCCAGCGCGGACCGGTCAGCACCCGCATCGCCGCCGTACCCGCGGCCGGGTCGGCCACCAGGCGCAGCATCGCTACGACGTCGGAGACCTCCGCGATCGACAGCAGCCCGGCCAGTCCGACCACCTCCACGGGAACGCCGTGCGCGCTCAACGCCTCCGCCATCGGCCCGGCGTCGGCGTTGCGGCGGACCAGCACCGCGGCCGTGGGCGGCGGGCTGCCCGCCACGGCCGCCTCGGTGTAGCGCGCGGCGATGTGGTCGGCTACCCAGTCCCGTTCGGTGGCAACGTCGGTCAGCAGTGCGCACCTCACCGTGCCCGGCTCGGCACCCGGCCGGGGGCGCAGCGCGCGCACCGCGACCGACCGGCGGCGGGCCTCGGCTGACACCGCGTTCGCGATGTGCAGCGTGCTCGGCGGATTGCGCCAGCTGGTGCGAAGTTCGAGCGTCGGCGCCGGGGACCCGTCGGCCTGCGGGAAGTCGGTGGTGAACCGCGGCAGGTTGGTCGCCGAGGCGCCGCGCCAGCCGTAGATCGACTGGATCGGGTCGCCGACCGCGGTGAGCGCCAAGCCGTCGTCGGCGCCGCGGCCGAACAGCGACGACAGCGCGATGCGCTGAGCGTGCCCGGTGTCCTGGTACTCGTCGAGCAGCACCACCCGGTAGCGGCTGCGCAGCTGTTCGCCGGCCTGCGGGCAGCGTGCGGCCAGTCGCGCTGCCGCCGACATCTGCGAGCCGAAGTCCATCACCTTCTCCGCGCGCATCCGCGCGTGCACGGCGTCGATCAGCGGGACCAGCGCGGTGCGCTCGGTCTGGGTAGCCAGCATGTTCAGCAGGAACTGGCTTGGCCCGCGGTCCCGCTGGTAGCGGCCGGCCGGCAGCGTATGGACGAGGCGTTCGAGTTCGATGTGGGTGTCGAGCAGCTGATGGGTGTCGACGAGATGCTCGGCGAGTTCCCCGGCCAGCCGCAGTACCACCGCGGTGATCTTGGCGGGATCCTTATCGGTGTGCAGGGGGCCGGGGTATGCGCGGACCACGTCGTAGGCCAGCTGCCACATCTCGGTCTCGCTGAGCAGGCGGGCGTCGGGCTCGACGGGCAGCAGCAGCCCGTACTCGCGCAGCAGCGCCCCGGCGAAGGCGTGATAGGTGCTCACCGTCGGGGCACCCGTCGCCGTCGCGGCGGCCCCGAGGTGCCCGGCCAGGCGGGCCAGCCGGGAGCGTACCCGGCGCAACAACTGCCCGGCTGCCTTGCGGGTGAATGTCAGTCCCAACACCTGCCCCGGGTCGGCGAATCCGTTGGCCACCAGCCACACCACCCGTGCGGCCATCGTCTCGGTCTTGCCGGCCCCGGCGCCGGCGATGACAACCAGCGGCCCCGGCGGGGCGCAGATGACCGCGGCCTGCTCGTCGGTGGGGGCCGGAAGGCCAAGGGCCTCAGCCAGTTCCGAGGGGCTGTAAGTCATGACGGCTCCGTTCGAGGCATGTTGTGGGCGGGGCAGCCGGATCGCATCGGGCAGTGGGTGCAGCCGTCGTTGACCCGCGCGACGAACTGCGGGCCGGCGGTGGCGGCGGCCGCGTCCTGCACCGTCTGCCGCCACTCGGCGCGGCTGTCGTCGGTCAGCGCAGACTGCTCACGTTCGGTGGCGCCGGACGCGCTCTGCTTGCCGACGTAGACCAGCCGGCCGCCGCCGGGACGGTCGTCCTCGGCGATGACGCCCTCGGCGATGGCCAACTGGTAGAAGGCCAGCTGAGCGTGGCGCTGCGCATCGTCCTTGGTGACCGGGCTCTTGCCGGTCTTGACGTCGACGATCACCAGCCGGCCCTCGGCGTCGCGCTCCAGGCGGTCGACCCGCCCGCGCACCCGAACACCCGGCGCTTGCTCGTCGGATGCCGCGACGACTCCGTCGACTTCGATCTCGGTGCCGACCTCGGTCAGTTCGTGGCGCGTCGCGGACCGCCACGCCAGGAAGGCCTCCAGCATGGCCCGGTGCCGTGCCAGCTCGTTGTCGGCAAACCATGACGAGTCGAACGGTATTGTCGCCCAGACCCTTTCGAGGTCATCGGCCAAAACGCTCGCACTCTTGCCGGAGTCGGCGATCAGCGCGTGCACCACCGAGCCGAGCATCGAGCGCAGTTCACGGCGATCGGTACCGCCGTGCCGTTCGACCAGCCAGCGCAGCGGGCATTCGGTGAGGATCTGCAGCGTGGATGGGCTGAGGGTGACGGTGTGCTCATCGCCGGTCCACAGCGGCTCGAAAGTGCTGACCGCGGTCATGCCGTACCACTGCGCCGGGTCGGCCCCCGGCACGCCTTCTGCCGCCAGCCGCGCCAATTGCTGTGCGGCCGTTGCGCGGTGGGACTCGTCGACCGATCCCTGCGGTGCGGACACGACTGCGCGCAGTCGGCCCACCACCGCGGCGGGCGTGAGCACCGGCGGCGCCACCACTGGCTGGGCCGGAGCCGGAGCGTCTTCGGTGGCCCACTCGGCGATCTCGGCGACGAACGGCGACGGCAGCGCCGCCTCGTCGCCCGCGTCGCTGTCGACGGCGGTGACCAGCAGCCGGCGCCGGGCCCGCCCCATGGCGGCGATGAGCAGCCGGCGTTCCTCGGCGAGCAGCGGGGCGCGCACCGACACCTCGTCACCGAACCCGTCGAGCACGTCGAGCAGCCGCTGGGTGCCCAACACGCCACCGCGCGGAGTTGTATTGGGCCACAAGCCATCCTGCAGTCCGGCGAGGACAACGAGCTCCCAGTCGCGGCCCAGCGCCGCATGCGGGCTGAGCACTGCCACCATCTCGGTCGAAGCGGCGGTGTCGGTGCCGACCGAGGGAAGGTGCAGTGCGGCGACGTGGTCGAGCAAGCCGGCCAGTGAGGCGCCCGCGGTGCGGGTGACGTATTCGTTGGCGATGTCGAACAGTGCGGTGACCGCGGCGAGGTTGCGATCGGCCGCCGCACCCTCGACACCGCCGCGTTCGACCGCCGACAGCCAGCGCCGCTGCAAGCCGCTGCGCTCCCAGGCTTGCCAGAGGGTGTAGCGCGGGTCGCGGTGCGCGCGGTGCCCGCGCGCAGCGACGGCCAGCACCGCGCGCACGCGGTTCACCGGTCGGGCCAACGTCGCCGGCAGATCCGAGGTGCTCGAGGCGAGCGCTTCGACCAGCAGCTCGCCCAAGTCGCGCTCCCCACCGGCAGCGCGCCGCAGCGCACGCCGAAGCTGCCGCAATGACACCGGGTCGACCCGCCCGATCGGCCCGGTCAACAACGACACCGCCTGTTCGGCGTCCAGACCGTTGGCGGTGGCCGACAGCACGGTCAGCAGCGCGCGCGCACCGGGCTGTTCGCAGACCGGCCCGGCCATCGACGGCGAGGCGACGGGAACTCCGGCAGCAGCCAGCGCACGCATGAGCGCGGAAGCCGCCGCCGCCGAGCGCACGATCACCGCCAGCTGCGACCACGGTAGGCCGTCGACCAGATGCGCCCGGCGCAGCGTGTCGGCGATCACGGCCGTCTCGGCGTGTGCGGAGGCCGCTAACCGCACGCTGACCGACCCGCCGTCGCCGATGCCGTCAATGCGCCGCCAACCACCGCTGCCGGGCAGTCCGGCAGCCACACCGCTGATCGCGTCGGCGATCGCGGACGTACAACGACGCGAAGGACCGAGTTCGATAACCGGTCCGTCGGCCGTCAGCAACGCCGGGTCGGCGCCGCGGAATCCGAACACCGCCTGGTTGGGGTCGCCGGCCAGCAGTGCCAGGTCGGCGCCCGCTGCCAGTACCCGCACCAGCCGCGCCGCCTGCGGGTCGAGGTGCTGGGCATCGTCGACGAGCAGCAGGCGGACCCGGGCGCGCTCGGCGTCCAGCAGCTCGGGGTCGGTGGCCAGCGCCTCCAGTGCGGCACCGACCAGCTCGGCGGCGCCCAGCGCCGGCACGGTGGCCTGCGGTGCTGCGGTACCGACCGCCGCGCGCAGCAGCATCACCTGCTCGTACTGCTGGGCGAAGCGGCCGGCGGCGGCCCACTCGGGCCGGCCCGACAACCGGCCGATGCGCTGTAGCTGCTGGTGGTCCACCCCGCGCTCGGCGCAGCGGGCCAACAGGTCGCGCAGCTCGGTGGCGAAGCCGGCGGTGCCCAGCGCCGGCCGCAGCTGTTCGGGCCACCGCGACGGAGAATCGGCCCCGTCCTCCAGGTCGCCGGCGAGCAGCTCGCGGATGATGCCGTCCTGCTCAGCGCCAGTGACCAGTCGCGGCGGGGGGTCACCGGCGCGGGTGGCTGCCTGGCGCAGCACCGCGAACGCGTAGCTGTGCACCGAGCGCACCAGCGGTTCGCGGACCACCGCACGGCACGGCTCCCCCGAGTGCGCCTTGAGCAGTGCGCCGGTCAGCGCGCTGCGCGCCGAAGCGGCCAGCCGGCCCGAACCCGTCAGCAGCAGAACCGATTCCGGCGCGGTCCCGGCGGAGATGTGGGCCGCGGCCGCCGTCACCAGCAGTGTGCTCTTGCCGGTGCCCGGGCCGCCCACGATCCGCACGGTGCCGCGCAGTCCCGGCTCGCATACGGCCGCCGCGTCGATGTCCTCGGCGATGAGCGCGGGATTGGTCATGTCGGGCATGACACCACGGGGGTCCGACAATTCTGCCTTCCCGAGTCGCTCCGCTCCTGCCCACCGATCTGCCTTCCCGAGTCGCTCCGCTCCTGCCCACCGATCTGCCTTCCCGAGTCGCTCCGCTCCTGCCCACCGATCTGCCTTCCCGAGTCGCTCCGCTCCTGCCCACCGGTCTGCCTCTGTCGATGCAGACTGGCACGATGAAGCCGTGACCGACCTCCACCTTCACCGTTTCGGGCCGCCCGGCCCCGTGCAGGTTCTGGCCCTGCACGGATTGACCGGACACGGCCGGCGCTGGCACACCCTGGCCACGCGGCACCTGCCCGACGTCGTCGTCGCCGCGCCCGATCTGCTGGGCCACAGCCACTCGTCGTGGTCGGCGCCGTGGACGTTCGACGCCAACGTCGCCGCGCTGGCAGCCGTGGTGGAGAACCACGCCGAGGGCCCGGTCGTGGTGGTGGGCCACTCCTTCGGCGGCGCGGTGGCGCTGCACCTGGCCGCAGCGCGTCCGGATCTGGTGTCGGGCCTGGTGCTGCTGGACCCCGCGATCGGGCTGGACGGGCAGTGGATGCGCGAGATCGCCGACGCCATGCTGGAATCCCCCGACTACACCGACCGCGAGGAGGCGCGCACCGAGAAGTTCACCGGGGTGTGGACCGACGTGCCGCCCGAGGAAATCGACGCCGATCTCGACGATCATCTGGTGCCGCTGCCCAACGGTCGCTTCGGCTGGCGGATCAGCGTGCCGGCGATGATGTCCTACTGGAGCGAGTTGACCCGCGATATCGTGCTGCCGCACAAGGGAACTCCCACGACTCTGGTGCGCGCGCAGTGGACGGAACCGCCCTATGTGGGCGAGGAGTTGATCGACGGCCTGTCCGGCCGGCTGGGTGAAGACTTCACCTTGGTCGATTTCGCCTGCCAGCACATGGTGGCCCAGGCCAAACCG is drawn from Candidatus Mycolicibacterium alkanivorans and contains these coding sequences:
- a CDS encoding ATP-dependent DNA helicase, whose translation is MTNPALIAEDIDAAAVCEPGLRGTVRIVGGPGTGKSTLLVTAAAAHISAGTAPESVLLLTGSGRLAASARSALTGALLKAHSGEPCRAVVREPLVRSVHSYAFAVLRQAATRAGDPPPRLVTGAEQDGIIRELLAGDLEDGADSPSRWPEQLRPALGTAGFATELRDLLARCAERGVDHQQLQRIGRLSGRPEWAAAGRFAQQYEQVMLLRAAVGTAAPQATVPALGAAELVGAALEALATDPELLDAERARVRLLLVDDAQHLDPQAARLVRVLAAGADLALLAGDPNQAVFGFRGADPALLTADGPVIELGPSRRCTSAIADAISGVAAGLPGSGGWRRIDGIGDGGSVSVRLAASAHAETAVIADTLRRAHLVDGLPWSQLAVIVRSAAAASALMRALAAAGVPVASPSMAGPVCEQPGARALLTVLSATANGLDAEQAVSLLTGPIGRVDPVSLRQLRRALRRAAGGERDLGELLVEALASSTSDLPATLARPVNRVRAVLAVAARGHRAHRDPRYTLWQAWERSGLQRRWLSAVERGGVEGAAADRNLAAVTALFDIANEYVTRTAGASLAGLLDHVAALHLPSVGTDTAASTEMVAVLSPHAALGRDWELVVLAGLQDGLWPNTTPRGGVLGTQRLLDVLDGFGDEVSVRAPLLAEERRLLIAAMGRARRRLLVTAVDSDAGDEAALPSPFVAEIAEWATEDAPAPAQPVVAPPVLTPAAVVGRLRAVVSAPQGSVDESHRATAAQQLARLAAEGVPGADPAQWYGMTAVSTFEPLWTGDEHTVTLSPSTLQILTECPLRWLVERHGGTDRRELRSMLGSVVHALIADSGKSASVLADDLERVWATIPFDSSWFADNELARHRAMLEAFLAWRSATRHELTEVGTEIEVDGVVAASDEQAPGVRVRGRVDRLERDAEGRLVIVDVKTGKSPVTKDDAQRHAQLAFYQLAIAEGVIAEDDRPGGGRLVYVGKQSASGATEREQSALTDDSRAEWRQTVQDAAAATAGPQFVARVNDGCTHCPMRSGCPAHNMPRTEPS
- a CDS encoding alpha/beta hydrolase; this translates as MTDLHLHRFGPPGPVQVLALHGLTGHGRRWHTLATRHLPDVVVAAPDLLGHSHSSWSAPWTFDANVAALAAVVENHAEGPVVVVGHSFGGAVALHLAAARPDLVSGLVLLDPAIGLDGQWMREIADAMLESPDYTDREEARTEKFTGVWTDVPPEEIDADLDDHLVPLPNGRFGWRISVPAMMSYWSELTRDIVLPHKGTPTTLVRAQWTEPPYVGEELIDGLSGRLGEDFTLVDFACQHMVAQAKPAETSALIRDHLGRR
- a CDS encoding ATP-dependent helicase — protein: MTYSPSELAEALGLPAPTDEQAAVICAPPGPLVVIAGAGAGKTETMAARVVWLVANGFADPGQVLGLTFTRKAAGQLLRRVRSRLARLAGHLGAAATATGAPTVSTYHAFAGALLREYGLLLPVEPDARLLSETEMWQLAYDVVRAYPGPLHTDKDPAKITAVVLRLAGELAEHLVDTHQLLDTHIELERLVHTLPAGRYQRDRGPSQFLLNMLATQTERTALVPLIDAVHARMRAEKVMDFGSQMSAAARLAARCPQAGEQLRSRYRVVLLDEYQDTGHAQRIALSSLFGRGADDGLALTAVGDPIQSIYGWRGASATNLPRFTTDFPQADGSPAPTLELRTSWRNPPSTLHIANAVSAEARRRSVAVRALRPRPGAEPGTVRCALLTDVATERDWVADHIAARYTEAAVAGSPPPTAAVLVRRNADAGPMAEALSAHGVPVEVVGLAGLLSIAEVSDVVAMLRLVADPAAGTAAMRVLTGPRWRLGARDIAALWRRAASLDGERTVAATAEQIIAAAAPDADTASLADALADPGPASAYSHDGYVRITGLAAELARLRTLLGNPVTDLVAEVRRTLGVDVEVRAARPVTAGWSGTEHLDRFADVVADYAHRPGASVDGLLAYLEVAAVVENGLAPADISVAADRVQVLTVHAAKGLEWQVVAVPHLSARVFPSTASKRTWLSDPADLPPLLRGDRAAQGLHGVPVLDTSSVGDRKGLSDSIIAHRDQLEQRRIDEERRLLYVAITRAEDTLLMSGHHWGATESKPRGPSDFLCEIRDIIEAAAAAGRPCGEVEHWAPPPADGNRNPLRNSVREAVWPAAPLGDGRADVERGAALVAAAAAGTLPVSAEDPEGWAADVDALLAERSRISDPPPVELPGQLSVSALVELDRDPAAAARRLTRRLPSRPDPHAMLGTAFHEWVQRFYGAERLFDLDDLPGTVGEGPVEAEQLAALQQAFSASPWAVRTPVDVEVPFEMAIGDTIVRGRIDAVFVDPDGGVTVVDWKTGEPPADDDARRHAAVQLAVYRLAWAALSGRPESEVRAAFHYVRSGYTVLPENLAGPAELVALLAAASNAERCA